Proteins co-encoded in one Carassius carassius chromosome 35, fCarCar2.1, whole genome shotgun sequence genomic window:
- the telo2 gene encoding telomere length regulation protein TEL2 homolog, whose protein sequence is MGSAGTEVGSCLRTLSTSRDSAEIVHALRTLARYLEDSEFRRHHFTHAIQVLVSAHWFSRWCGDKEIKKLWDEMFLKGPPDQTLLLLLDTISSTGESVGLEQCASVLEKFLSAGRLQVLLWSRCEVGGAYSDNAQLRETIIISNLAALPSITCNHLHANTPDAFLPQQYYLLLATSILDTLEKTCHALRAGHDCSLGFVAQVLGKVCIQGYSAQIFETLVPRLSSLTRVDPLWQRVTQRLLEKVPERCTECVITGLIRSLSGAAAVSRLMGNLVVTNKKAQFVLTHKLLLQQYQHPTRLLKSVLGYLALDSERRTLLKQVLRSVCQVWCNSSAVKHTSVEQQLYVSKVLLLCVSFLDHAEIQELRQEMLQCMLGGVQCRLDSNIERIRRMGMVVGECLSHKLDTPGSQLKFQYEPDEEIRELKSLVDSPSVEDDEQHQPDNSTSLPPESEVEGSAGQSAEPEADSELDSDDDLTPYDMSADQEKKKSAPPRYIRDCLEALMSSDDAERVELSLKAAEALLRKNVKATQEVSVQFGKVLLHLEDRYSTAHFHTLRQNAMVALTVTDVKPVVEYWTTEFYSLNYSLRQRLDILEVLALSAQELSEPITDRHTGAQPISAVTPREQCDDITHWRQIVEKRIQSKTRRISKGGTQSVRAVPNRYALVAGYFFFPLLRKYDRPQVTFDLLGGDHLVLGRLLHTLGLLMHLAVNAPVASQMGRALLDFVWVVRFHTDQMVRRGVMFAVCAVFLSMPAENLLTELGDDLMETRAWLADVAENDCDADCRSLAVQSLMLLDKNLKTQLQIPDMET, encoded by the exons ATGGGCTCCGCTGGTACTGAGGTGGGCTCGTGCTTGAGGACTCTCTCCACCTCACGAGACTCCGCGGAGATCGTCCACGCGCTGCGCACACTCGCGCGCTACCTAGAGGACAGCGAGTTCAGGCGCCATCACTTCACTCACGCGATCCAGGTGCTGGTGAGCGCGCACTGGTTCAGCAGATGGTGTGGAGATAAGGAGATCAAGAAGCTCTGGGATGAGATGTTCCTCAAGGGTCCACCGGACCAAACACTGCTGCTTCTCCTGGACACCATCAGCTCCACAGG agagagtgtggGTCTGGAGCAGTGTGCGTCTGTACTGGAGAAGTTCCTCTCTGCTGGTCGTCTCCAGGTGTTGTTGTGGTCCAGATGTGAGGTGGGCGGAGCCTATTCAGACAATGCCCAGCTAAGAGAGACCATCATCATCAGCAACCTTGCAGCTTTGCCCTCTATTACCTGCAACCATCTGCATGCAAACACACCTGACGCCTTCCTTCCACAGCAGTACTACCTGCTGCTGGCCACCAGCATACTGGACACACTGGAGAAGACATGCCATGCTCTCAGAG CGGGACATGACTGCTCTCTTGGGTTTGTGGCTCAAGTGTTGGGAAAAGTGTGTATTCAAGGATACAGCg ctcaGATTTTTGAGACTCTGGTCCCCCGGCTCTCATCCCTGACCCGTGTGGACCCGCTGTGGCAGCGTGTGACGCAGAGACTGCTGGAGAAGGTTCCAGAAAGGTGCACAGAGTGTGTCATCACGGGACTCATACGCAGCCTAAGCGG GGCGGCTGCTGTGTCCAGGCTGATGGGAAACCTGGTGGTGACCAATAAGAAAGCTCAGTTTGTTCTCACTCATAAACTGTTACTGCAGCAGTACCAGCATCCA ACTCGGTTGTTAAAGTCTGTTCTTGGTTATTTGGCTCTGGATTCAGAGCGCAGGACGCTGCTTAAACAG GTCCTTCGGAGTGTGTGTCAGGTGTGGTGTAACAGCAGTGCCGTGAAACACACATCTGTTGAACAGCAGCTGTACGTCAGTAAAGTTCTACTGCTGTGTGTGTCTTTCCTCGACCATGCTGAAATACAAGAACTACGGCAAG agatgctgcaatgcatgctgggaggtGTCCAGTGTCGCCTGGACAGCAATATTGAGCGTATTCGTCGGATGGGAATGGTTGTGGGCGAGTGTCTCAGTCACAAATTAGACACGCCAGGATCACAATTAAAATTCCAG TATGAGCCGGATGAGGAGATCAGAGAGCTGAAGTCATTAGTGGACTCTCCATCTGTTGAGGATGATGAGCAACACCAGCCTGATAACTCCACCAG TCTTCCACCAGAGTCTGAAGTTGAGGGTTCAGCAGGTCAGTCAGCGGAGCCGGAGGCTGATTCTGAACTGGACAG TGATGATGATCTGACTCCATATGACATGTCAGCTGATCAGGAGAAGAAGAAATCAGCACCACCCCGTTACATCAGAGACTGTCTGGAAG CATTAATGTCGTCTGATGATGCTGAAAGGGTTGAACTGAGTCTGAAAGCTGCGGAAGCTCTTCTTAGGAAGAACGTGAAGGCCACacaagag GTGAGTGTTCAGTTTGGTAAAGTGTTGCTCCACCTGGAGGACAGATACAGCACAGCGCACTTCCACACGCTCCGGCAGAACGCCATGGTGGCCCTCACTGTTACAGACGTCAAACCG gtTGTAGAGTATTGGACGACAGAGTTCTACTCTCTCAACTACAGCCTGAGACAGAGATTGGACATTCTGGAG GTCCTTGCTCTCTCTGCCCAGGAACTGTCTGAGCCAATCACAGATAGGCACACTGGAGCTCAGCCAATCAGTGCAGTGACACCTCGGGAGCAGTGTGATGACATCACACACTGGCGGCAGATCGTAGAAAAACGAATCCAGAGCAAAACCAGGCGAATTAGCAAA GGTGGGACTCAATCTGTTAGAGCCGTTCCCAACCGCTACGCTCTGGTCGCTGGATACTTCTTCTTCCCGCTGCTCAGGAAATATGACAG GCCGcaggtgacctttgaccttctgGGGGGTGATCATCTGGTGCTAGGAAGGCTGCTGCACACACTTGGGCTGCTCATGCACCTGGCCGTCAATGCACCG GTTGCGTCTCAGATGGGCCGAGCTCTGCTGGATTTTGTTTGGGTCGTGCGCTTCCACACTGACCA GATGGTGCGGAGGGGTGTCATGTTTGCAGTTTGTGCTGTGTTTCTAAGCATGCCAGCTGAAAACTTACTCACTGAACTCGGTGATGACCTGATGGAGACCAGAGCCTGGCTAGCAG ATGTGGCAGAGAATGATTGTGACGCAGACTGCAGGAGTTTGGCGGTACAGAGTTTAATGCTGCTGGACAAAAACCTCAAAACACAGCTGCAGATCCCAGATATGGAGACCTGA